The following DNA comes from Amycolatopsis albispora.
GCTTCCCGACCCGCCACGGTTCACCCAGAGGCATGCGCACGTCGGCGCCAAGGATTCCCATGTAGCGCTCCAGATCTCGAAGTACTACGCGATCCACGGTGAGACCCTCACGTTCGAGCCACCGCAAGTGGTCCACGAGGTAGTAGGCGTAGGTGCGCTGGGTTCCAGATCCGTCATGCACACGCAGGAACTGATCAGCATCCTCACGCACCGTCCCCTCCGGCCACACGATCGTCCACATACGACTTCCGTCACGTCGAAGCAGCTCCTGTACTCGTAGCTGCCCGACCACGCACTTGCGAACCACAAACCCTCCATACCGACGCCTGACACTCCGAACGATCCGGACATGGTCGGTAACCAAGCACGGCACGTTCGCGAAGTGGCGCAGGACGGACGGCACGTACGGGTCTACGTACGGTCGGTAAATTTGGTGTAGGCGTAGAAATTCGTGTCAGGTCGAACCCGGCAAATATCCAGCCATGCCTGAAGATAGGAGTCGGAAAAGAAATCACCGCTGTCGTGAATTCTGATCCACGCGCCGCAGAACTTGGCCGCGCCGAGTTCGGCGACCATCGCGGCCTGCCAGCCGGCCAGATCGTCGAGGACGTACATCAGGTTCGCCTGGTGCTTGGCGCGGACGACCGGCCAGGTGTAGGTGCCGTGCCGCGCGTAGCACGCCTGAGCGCAGATTCCAGCGCTGAGACAGGTGTTATAGGTACGACCATCGGGCAGTCGCCCGGCCCAGGCCGGCAGCGACCAGTTCCACACGCCGATCTGACGCATCTCGCTGTTTTGCGTCAGCAGCCGAGCGGGCCGGCGAACAGTGGCGGAAATGGGCAATGACGTAGACATGGGTATCCCCTAGGTGCGATTCGATGTGAACGGATTAGCGCTTGCGAGCGAGGCGGTCAGGCGGCGTCGAGTTCGATCTGCGACGCGTCGCCGTCGTCGAACGAGTCCGCAATTCCTGCGGTATCGTCCGCGCCGAGTTCGACGAAGGAGTTCTCGATTCCCGACGAGGCGTCGGAATACCCGGCGATTTCCGCGGGGTTGGACGTGACCAACTCGTGCTCGACCGGCGAGGCGATGGACTGGAACGCCACCCGCTGCGTCCCGGTGCTGAGCAGACCTTGGCCGCGGTCGGCGGAGAGCAGGAACTGGCGCTCGCCGAGCGAGAGGTCGAAGGTGCGGGTGATCTCGTCGATCGCCTGGGAGGCTTGCCGCAGCAGGATCTGCGTGGCTGCGTTCGCGACGACGGCTTTGCCGAGGTCCGAACCCAGCACGTCCGCGGTGTCCTGGGTGGCGACCGTGAGGCCGGCCCACTGCTTGCGGCTCGCCTTGGCCATCCGGAACAAGAACTCGGCACCGGCGGGCTCCTTCATCAGCAACCACGCCTCATCGACCACGACCAGCCTGGGCTTGCGGATGGCCGGGTTGGAGACCTGCCGCCACACCGCATCCAGGGTGAGCAGCGTGCCGATGGGCTTGAGTTCGTCGGCGAGATCGCGGAGCGAGAACACCACCAGGTGCCCTTCGGGGCGTGTCGAGGTCGGGCCGGAGAACAGGCCGGAGAACGCGCCGGTGACGTACGGGTGCAGCCGCGCCGCGAGCTCCACCCCGGCGGGATCTCCGGCGTCGGCAAGGACCTCGGCGAGGTCGGCCAGCAGCGGAGCCGGGCGGGTCCAGGTCCGCGGATCCGAGGTGATCCCGGCGCGCTGATAGGTCGCGGTGATCGCCCGGTCCAGCGCCGCCCGTTCGGTCGCTTCGAGCTCAGCGCCGAGCAGTACCGCGATCACGGTGTGCAGGAACAGACTGCGTCGGATGAGCGCGTCGCGCGGCGCGGTGCGCCGGCCGTCCGGGCGGGTGTGGATCGGCAGGTCCATCGGGTTGAGCCGGACCTGCTCGGCGCCGAGGTGCACGTACGTCCCGCCGACCGCGGCGGCCAGCCGGGCGTATTCGTCCTCGGGGTCGATGACGTGGATCTCGATCCCGCGGTACAGCGACCGCAGCAACTCCAGCTTCACCAGGTAGCTCTTGCCCGCGCCGGAGCGGCCGAGGATCACGCTGTTGTGGTTGTCCAGAGCGAACCGGTCGTGATGCACGAGGCCCTGGCTGCCGACGTTGAAGCCGTAGAGCACACCGCTGGGTGCACCGACCGAGGTCGGGTCCGGAGGCGGCAGGTCGGGCGAGGTGAACGGGAACGCCGCGGACAGCGCACTGGTGTCGAACGTCCTGCGCATGCCGACCAGATCGAGGCCCATGGGCAGGCTGGTGATCCAGCCCTGCAGGCTGCGGTACGTGGTCGGTTTGCAGTCCAGCAGCAGCGACGCCGCCAGCGACCGGATCGCCGCGACCTCATCGCCGAGGGCTTCCTCGGTGGGGGCGTGCACGGTCAGGTACAGCCCGAGCCGGTAGAGCTTGCCTTCGCCGCGAGCGACTCGGGCGGACAGGTCGTAGGCGTCCTCGGTGGCGGCTTCGACGTGCGGGTCGATCAACCGTCCTTTCTCGCTCGTGTGCCGCCTGCCGGACTCCAGTTTCGACAGCTGCTTCTTGAGCCTGTTCGCGGCGGTGACCGGGTCGATCGGCTCGATGTGCAGCGAGACGTCGACCCGTCCGGGGTAGGTCAGCAGCGGCTGCAACCAACCGGGGTGGACCTCGCGCGGGTAGCCGACGACGGCGAAGCTGGCGACCCATTCGCCGCCGACTTCCAGCGCGCGGGGGCGCACGGAGATGGCGTCCGGGGTGAACGCGCTGGCCCGCCCGAGCGGCGGCTGCATGGCCTGGGCCTTCCGGCCGTGGCGCTTGGCTGTGGTCTTCATCGGCGGTACCTCCCCGCGGAGTTGGCGTAGTCGTCGGGGTCCTCGGCGGTGTCGTCGAAGCCGTCGTCAGGGCCGTCGTCCCAGGCGTCCTCGGCCTCGCCGAACTCGCCGTCGGCAGGGAACGCTGCGCGGCCGAACGCACCTGCGTCCCAGCCCTCGTCTGGGGCGGTGGTGATGACTTCGTCCGAGCCGGCGAGACCGGAGTTCGGCGGGATCACGCTGTCGGGGTTGCAGGCTGCGGCGAGCACCGCGGTGGCCTGTCCGGCGTCCAGCGGGGTGACCACGATCCCCGACGGGGAGAGCAGCTCGACCGCCTCGCCGAGCCGGCGGACCAGCCGGGCTTCGGCCGCGCGCCGGGTGGCGTCGTCGACCAAGGCGGCCTGCTTGGCGGCCCGGCGTTTCGCCGTCAACGCGGCCAGCGGTGAGGCGCCGCCGAGCCCGTCGGCTGGCCCCGTGGTCAGCAGCGGCTCACGCAGGATCAGCAGCACCTGACGGCGCAACAGATCGGTGGCGCGGCCGAGCTGGTCGAGGTACTCGGCGTGCTCGCGCGCCGCCCGTTCCAGCGCCGGGTGCGGCAGACCGCCGGCCTGGTCGCGGAGCTCGGCGATCTGCCCGGATAGGTCCAGCCGTTCCGCCCGCACCAGCACCTGCACCGGTGCCGTCAAGCTGTGCAGGTAGCGCCCGAAGGAGGCGACGAGGGACTCCTGCTCGGCCGGAGTGCGCAGCCCGAAGTTGATCGTGGAGCAGACCGCGACCACGGCGACGCCGTCCTTGCCGAGGTCGATGACACCGGTGTCGGTGACCGCTTCGGCGGGTAGCCGCAGCGCGGCCGGCGAGACCGTCGATGCCGCGGCATCCGCGCCGCCCGCGCTGTCCTTCCGCTTGGCGCGGCCCGTGCTGCTGGTGTTCGCGACCTGGCTGCCCAGCCACTCGGGGACGGGCCGGATGCCTTCCGGCGCGGCCACCCGGTGCTGCGGGCTCAACCGCTGCCGCAGCGCGGCCAGCACCAACCGGTCGAGGGGAATGCCGTCGCGCTGCCCGAGCGCGAGGAACGCGGCGGTCACCCCGATCGGGATGGCGACGATGAGGAACGCCACCAGCGGCACGAACTCGCGGGTGAGCGTGTACGCCCCGTACAGCACGATCCCGGTGACGGCGAGGATGAGCAGCTGCCGCGCGGTCAGCGGACCGATGACGCGGTCCTCGCGATCGACGTCGGCGGGAATCCTTACCGGCTGACTCATTTCCCTTCACCTCCTGGGGCGGGTTTCGGTGCGCGGAACACCGGCGGCGGAACCGATTGGGTACGCCGGTAGGCGTCCCCGATGCGCGGCTTGGGCTGGGCTTGCCGGAACACCGGCGCGGCAGGAGCGGACGCCGACCTGGGTGGCGACGACGGCTCCGGCGCGGGTGGCGTGGCGGGCCGGAACTGCAACTGCGGGGGCACCGACGCGGTGCGGATCGGGCGGGCCGGCGGTGGGGTGGCGCCGCGTCGACGTGGCCCTCCAGCGGCTTGGAACTGCGGCGCCGATCCGGGCCGAGGTCCCCGCCGCGGCGGTGAGATCGGCGTGGCGGGCGTGGGTGCGGAACTGAACTCAGGAGGCATGGCTGGTCCCTGGTTCGCCGGGGTGACGGCGGGGTCGTGAGTGGTGTCTTGAGGTGAGGGCTGCAGGAACTGCGGCGCCTGCGACGGCAGCCGCGACCGGCGGGCCGCGCGGGCGCGCTCGGCGTCATGGGCCGCCTTGAGCCGCTTGTTGACCATCTCCGGGGTGGGCGCGAGGCGTGGCTGCGCGGGCCACGGCGGGTCCGCCGACCCACCGCCACCGCGGCCCCCACCGCCGCCACCGCCCCCGCCGCTCTTCGCACCGACGGCGCCGCCGACCTTGCCGAGCGCGCCGGTCTTCCCGGCGACCATGCCGAAGGTCTTCGCCGCGATGTAGGCGCGGGCCAGACCGCCGAGGAACGAGCGGCCGTTGCTGACCTTGACCGCCTTCAACAGCCAGAACGGGATCTTGAACAGGATGAAGAACAGGGCGATCGCGGCGACCAGCGTGCCGAGCGCGGACAGCGTCGAGCCGAACAGATTCACGCCGCCGGACAGGAACGTACGTACCGCGGTGATCAGCACCAGGGCCTGAGCGACCTGGATCGCCAGCGTCGCGGTGATCGCCTTCCACCACCAGCGAGCCAGCGGGTCGGTGTGTGGCAGCGCGTGGAACATCAGGAACAGGGGGCCAGAGATGATCAAGACGAGGGTGATGACGATCCGGACCACGTAGACGACCAGCAGGCCCAGGCCGACCACGACGAGCACCAGGCCGACCAGGATGATGAACAGTCCGCCGGTCTGGATGCCGGCGACGGCGTCCTTGAGGGTGTTGCCCAGTGAGGGCGCGTTGACTCCGTCGCCGAGGATGCCCAGGGTCAGGCCGTTGGCCAGTCGGATGAGCTTGTCGGTGAAGAACAGCGACAGCGCCGAGGCGATGAACGCGATCGGGATCCTCGGCCCGATCTCCTTGATCGAGTAGCGCGCCTGGACGCTCTCGTGGCCCATCACGAGGATGCCGCCGAGGAGGATGAGCAGGCCGTAGGCGGCGACCACGAGCTCCCAGGAGTTGTTCCACAACTCGCCGATGCCGGGCAGGTCGCTGATCGTCGGCGTGGACAGCGCGGTGTGCCCGATCAGCTCCAGGATCGGCGAGAGCGCGGCGTCGACGATGCTGCGGAACGCGCCGTTGATGGCCTCGGTGATGCAGGCCCCGATGTCCGTGATCCCACAGTCCGAGTCGCCCTCGCCGCTGCCCGTGCCCGGCTGCTGCGGACCAGTGCTCGGTGGTGGCGTGGTCGGCTGCGGGATGCAGTCCTCACCCGTGCACGGCTGGCTCGGCGTCGTGGTCGGCGTGGACGAGGTGCAGCCGACCTGGCCGGGGAAGCTGCATGTCGTCGGCGCGGGCACCCCGGTCGGGAGTGGCAGCGGCGCGGTGGGCAGCGGCTTGGTAGTGGTCGGCGCGGGCAGTTGGCAGACCGGCAGCGGCGAACCCGGCGTGCACGGATCCACCGTCGGGATCGGCAACGGTGGTTGCGGCGGGGGCTGCTGCGGCGCAGTGGGCGAGGCCCACGCGCTGACCGCGAGGACGCCGACCAGGAGCACGACGATGCTCAGCGCCAGCATCCAGCCCGCGCGCCAGCGCCGCGGCCGACCAGCCGGCGGCCGGTCGGCGCTGGCGTCGGAGACCGGGGAGAGCATCGCTCGGTCCCCGTCGATTCGTCCGGCGGCAGCGGTCGCGACCGGGCCGCCGGACCGGCGGTACGGGCGAACCGTGGGCGGGGTGCTGACGGCCATCGGTCAGGCCCCCACGATCCCTTTGAGGATCTCCACGACCAGCGGCGCGAGCGCCGCAAGGCCGTAGCCCCACCCGGCGGACTTGAACGCGGTCTTGGCCTTCTCGACCTCGCCGGGGTCGCCGCCGCCCATCACGTAGCGGACGCCGCCGATGGACAGGAACACCGTGGCCAGACCGGCCAAGATGCCCATGATCCAGTTGCGGACGTTGTTCAGGACCGTGGTCACCGAGTCCGCGAGGGCGACGACCATCGTGTCGGCGTGCGCCGCCGACGCCGACGCCAACAGCGCGAGGATCGCCAGCTCGACGATCAGCACCACGTGCGACCAGCGGCGGGGGCGGACCGGGGTCCAGTCCTCCGGCGTAATGATCGGAGCACTGGTCGACTCGCTGCCGGTGACATGGTCCGGCGTGCTCGACGCTGGGGCCTCGGCTGGCGGCTGCGGATTGCCGTCGAGGCGGGCGCTGCGCGGTCCGCTCGCGGCGGGGAAGAATCGATCGATCAGGCGCATTGGGGCACCTCCGAAGGTCGGGCTGAGCGCGGGTGTGTCCCGCAGCCCTGAACTCCGGATTTCGCGTCCGTTTTGGACACGCGACCCTGAACTTTCTGCCCCGATTCCGCGTCAGCGACGGACACGGACAGTGACGACAGCGGCAAGTCGCGGACCGGCGAGACCGGGCGCGCGAGGGCCAACGCGGTGGCTACCTGGTCGGTCAGCGGGTCGGTCGGATCGGTCTCGGCGGCACCGTCGCGCAGGTACGCGGCGAGCCGGAGCTCGGCGCGTTTGCGCGTCTTGTAGACCGCCCACTCGCCGGTCTGGTGCGCCGCAGCCCAGTCCGCGACGGACACCTCTTCCAACCGGGTCGCCCCGATGAGTGCGGCCTCGGTCTGGGTCAGGACTCCGTCCGCGACCGCGCGAGCGAGGACTAGATCCGGGTGTCCCCACGGCGTGTGTGGCGGGGTGGATCGGAAGCCCGGCGCGACTGGAGTCGGACCCGCCAGCGCCTCGGCGAGCGCGTCGTAGCCGGACCGGTAGGCGGCCCACCGCAGTCGCAGCATGATCCGCGGCGGACGCAGATCGATGGTCGACAACGCGGTCAGGAAGCCGCGCAACACCTCGGCGTGAACATCGGCCGGATCGCCGGCGAACCGATCGGACAGGGTGGCCGCGACCGAGGTCAGCGCGGGCAGTGCGACCCCGACCGCGGCGACCGTCCAGGTCGCTCCTTCAGTACGGGAGCGCAGCACCAGATGCGCCCACACCGCGTCCCGCGTCGCCTGCGGGCACCGGCGCGCCAGCAGCCGGTCGCGGACCTCGTCCAGCGGGATGTGCCGGTCGGGCAGGCCGGGGAAGAGCCGGCCGTTCAGCGACACCGGGTGCGGCCCGGTCACCAGCCAGGTAAACGTGTCCCGCGCGATATCCAACGAGTTCGGGACAGCCTCGTCGCCACGGCGACGAAAAACGGATTGTGCTGCCATGTCGTGACTCCCACGG
Coding sequences within:
- a CDS encoding VirB4 family type IV secretion system protein, encoding MKTTAKRHGRKAQAMQPPLGRASAFTPDAISVRPRALEVGGEWVASFAVVGYPREVHPGWLQPLLTYPGRVDVSLHIEPIDPVTAANRLKKQLSKLESGRRHTSEKGRLIDPHVEAATEDAYDLSARVARGEGKLYRLGLYLTVHAPTEEALGDEVAAIRSLAASLLLDCKPTTYRSLQGWITSLPMGLDLVGMRRTFDTSALSAAFPFTSPDLPPPDPTSVGAPSGVLYGFNVGSQGLVHHDRFALDNHNSVILGRSGAGKSYLVKLELLRSLYRGIEIHVIDPEDEYARLAAAVGGTYVHLGAEQVRLNPMDLPIHTRPDGRRTAPRDALIRRSLFLHTVIAVLLGAELEATERAALDRAITATYQRAGITSDPRTWTRPAPLLADLAEVLADAGDPAGVELAARLHPYVTGAFSGLFSGPTSTRPEGHLVVFSLRDLADELKPIGTLLTLDAVWRQVSNPAIRKPRLVVVDEAWLLMKEPAGAEFLFRMAKASRKQWAGLTVATQDTADVLGSDLGKAVVANAATQILLRQASQAIDEITRTFDLSLGERQFLLSADRGQGLLSTGTQRVAFQSIASPVEHELVTSNPAEIAGYSDASSGIENSFVELGADDTAGIADSFDDGDASQIELDAA
- a CDS encoding PrgI family protein; the protein is MSQPVRIPADVDREDRVIGPLTARQLLILAVTGIVLYGAYTLTREFVPLVAFLIVAIPIGVTAAFLALGQRDGIPLDRLVLAALRQRLSPQHRVAAPEGIRPVPEWLGSQVANTSSTGRAKRKDSAGGADAAASTVSPAALRLPAEAVTDTGVIDLGKDGVAVVAVCSTINFGLRTPAEQESLVASFGRYLHSLTAPVQVLVRAERLDLSGQIAELRDQAGGLPHPALERAAREHAEYLDQLGRATDLLRRQVLLILREPLLTTGPADGLGGASPLAALTAKRRAAKQAALVDDATRRAAEARLVRRLGEAVELLSPSGIVVTPLDAGQATAVLAAACNPDSVIPPNSGLAGSDEVITTAPDEGWDAGAFGRAAFPADGEFGEAEDAWDDGPDDGFDDTAEDPDDYANSAGRYRR